Proteins from one Gimesia maris genomic window:
- a CDS encoding catalase translates to MTDKPTLTTTGGAPVPDNQNSLTAGPRGPVLMEDYQLIEKLAHQNRERIAERVVHAKGWGAHGTLTIEHDISKYTKAKVLQPGTKTEMIARFSTVAGEAGAADAERDVRGFALKFYTEEGNWDLVGNNTPVFFVRDAYKFPDFIHTQKRHPKTNLRSPTAMWDFWSLSPESLHQVTILFSDRGLPVGVRNMNGYGSHTYSLINDQNERFWVKFHFKTQQGHKHWTNAEAEQVIGKTRESTQEDLFYAIEKGDFPKWNMQIQVMPETDADLTPYNPFDLTKVWPHGDYPLIDVGTMELNRNPENYFAEIEQAAFSPSNKVPGIGFSPDKMLQARVFSYADAHRHRIGTHYDALPVNEPKCPVHHYHKDGAMHFKSNGCPVDAYYEPNSFNGPVEKPDVAEPPLKISGDAARYDHREGNDDYSQPRALFNLFDDGQKSRLFSNIAAAMQGVPQEIVDRQLKHFELVDSAYAAGVRAALNAS, encoded by the coding sequence ATGACCGACAAGCCGACACTGACGACAACCGGCGGAGCCCCCGTCCCCGATAATCAGAATTCTCTTACCGCCGGGCCGCGTGGACCTGTATTAATGGAAGATTACCAGTTAATCGAAAAACTGGCACACCAAAATCGGGAGCGGATCGCCGAGCGGGTCGTGCATGCGAAAGGCTGGGGTGCGCATGGCACACTGACAATCGAACATGACATCAGTAAATATACAAAGGCCAAAGTCCTGCAGCCCGGAACGAAAACCGAGATGATCGCCCGTTTCTCGACCGTCGCCGGCGAAGCAGGCGCCGCAGATGCCGAACGTGACGTGCGCGGCTTCGCCCTCAAGTTCTATACAGAAGAGGGAAACTGGGACCTGGTCGGCAATAACACACCTGTCTTCTTTGTTCGAGACGCCTATAAGTTCCCTGATTTTATCCACACCCAGAAACGGCATCCCAAAACCAATCTGCGGTCCCCCACCGCAATGTGGGACTTCTGGTCGCTCTCACCCGAATCACTGCATCAGGTGACCATTCTGTTCTCCGACCGTGGCTTACCAGTCGGCGTCAGAAACATGAACGGATACGGCAGCCACACTTACAGTCTCATCAACGACCAAAACGAACGCTTCTGGGTGAAGTTCCACTTCAAAACCCAACAGGGTCACAAGCACTGGACAAACGCGGAAGCCGAACAGGTCATTGGAAAAACCAGAGAAAGTACACAGGAAGATCTGTTCTATGCCATTGAAAAAGGGGACTTCCCCAAATGGAATATGCAGATCCAGGTTATGCCGGAAACGGATGCCGACCTCACACCCTATAATCCGTTCGACCTGACCAAAGTCTGGCCGCACGGCGACTATCCTTTAATCGACGTGGGTACGATGGAATTGAACCGCAATCCTGAAAACTATTTCGCGGAAATCGAACAGGCTGCCTTCTCCCCTTCGAACAAGGTCCCCGGCATCGGCTTTTCTCCTGATAAAATGCTGCAGGCCCGCGTCTTCTCCTATGCCGACGCGCACCGTCATCGCATCGGCACGCACTACGATGCACTGCCGGTAAACGAACCAAAATGCCCCGTGCATCACTACCACAAAGACGGCGCGATGCACTTCAAATCCAACGGTTGCCCCGTAGACGCCTATTACGAACCCAACTCCTTCAACGGTCCGGTTGAAAAACCCGATGTCGCCGAGCCGCCACTGAAGATTTCGGGCGATGCCGCCCGCTATGATCACCGCGAAGGCAACGACGATTACTCGCAGCCCCGCGCCCTGTTCAATCTGTTCGACGACGGACAGAAATCGCGACTGTTCTCCAACATCGCCGCCGCCATGCAGGGCGTGCCCCAGGAAATTGTCGACCGCCAGCTCAAACACTTCGAGCTGGTCGATTCCGCGTATGCTGCCGGCGTGCGGGCAGCGTTGAACGCTTCCTGA
- a CDS encoding LysR family transcriptional regulator codes for MEVDQLRYFLRVAERGNFTRAAEELMISQPALSRSIQKLEEELGQPVFERKTRSVALTEAGKLLQSRAQQVLTLLADTKAEISDDGQSGQIRVGAIPTIAPFFLPDLLRQFSAEFPKASLIVQEDTTDHLLKRCTQGEIDLAIIALPIPAKYLEVEELFEEELFLVLPPDHPLVNKPHIRLNDIKSYPFVLLDEAHCLSDNIVSFCRQRSFHPVAVEQTSQLAMVQELVSLSHGISMIPQMARQLDKTDRRVYRSISGNRPTRKIAVVWNPYRFQSQLLLEFRKRLHEYSQTQCSLK; via the coding sequence ATGGAAGTTGATCAGTTACGCTATTTTTTACGAGTTGCCGAACGCGGTAATTTTACCCGGGCAGCCGAAGAATTGATGATTTCGCAGCCTGCTCTCAGCCGTTCCATTCAAAAACTGGAAGAAGAACTGGGGCAACCGGTCTTCGAGCGTAAAACCCGCTCCGTCGCATTAACGGAAGCGGGGAAGTTACTACAGTCTCGTGCTCAGCAGGTACTCACGTTACTTGCCGATACGAAGGCGGAAATTTCAGACGATGGTCAAAGCGGCCAGATTCGGGTAGGTGCCATCCCCACCATTGCCCCTTTTTTCCTGCCTGATTTGTTACGTCAGTTCTCTGCCGAGTTCCCTAAAGCGTCGCTGATCGTTCAGGAAGACACAACCGACCATTTGCTCAAACGCTGTACCCAGGGAGAAATTGATCTCGCCATCATCGCCCTTCCGATCCCGGCCAAATATCTGGAAGTCGAGGAACTGTTCGAAGAAGAACTGTTTCTGGTCCTGCCACCAGATCACCCCCTGGTAAACAAACCTCATATCCGCTTAAACGATATCAAATCGTACCCCTTCGTACTGCTGGATGAAGCACACTGCCTGTCAGATAATATTGTATCCTTCTGCCGACAACGCTCCTTTCATCCCGTGGCGGTTGAGCAGACCAGTCAGCTGGCGATGGTGCAGGAACTGGTCTCTTTATCGCATGGAATCTCCATGATTCCCCAGATGGCACGCCAACTCGACAAAACAGACCGCCGTGTCTATCGCTCCATCAGTGGAAACAGACCCACGCGAAAAATCGCCGTCGTCTGGAATCCCTATCGCTTTCAGAGCCAACTGCTACTGGAATTCCGAAAACGTCTTCACGAGTATTCACAGACTCAGTGCTCACTGAAATAA
- a CDS encoding PSD1 and planctomycete cytochrome C domain-containing protein: protein MATLFKRFSLMLLMSSCVLRAGISAEEVKPEKLTYEEHIRPIFRAHCFDCHGAVEEMQGGLDLRLVRFMTKGGESGEAIIPGKPDESYLIERIESGDMPPGEARVPQDQIETLKRWITAGAKTARPEPDTIEPGLGITPEERAYWAFQPVKRPAVSEELKSRQGVRSPIDALLLKAMPEGLAFSPDAEKLTQIKRASFDLLGLPPSPEQIRRVMADQSVGWYETYLDELLQSPHYGERWARHWLDVAGYADSEGYTVNDVVRPWAWKYRDYVIRSLNANKPFDQFIQEQLAGDELAGKREGDLTEKQIALLTATGFLRMAADGTGSGSNTPEARNQVIADTMKIVSSSLMGVSVACAQCHDHRYDPIPQSDYFAMRAIFEPAFDWQKWQTPPQRQVSLYTAADRAKAAEIEAEVQKVVAKKSEKQAAYMAEALETELKKYEQPLRDQLKAAYQTAADKRTPEQKELLKKNPSVNISPGVLYQYLPKAAEELKEFDKQIADIRSKKPVEEFLRVAVEPANHLPVTKLFYRGDYRQPKQVVEPAGLTVVAPEGERRKFPVNDDTLPTSGRRLAFARWLTNGEHPLVARVLVNRIWLHHFGRAIVSTPGEFGKLGSTPTHPELLDWLASEFMQQGWDLKQLHRTIMLSTAYRQAGASDPSKESIDPENNYYWRKPIVRLEAETLRDRMLAVSGVLDPQLFGAPVGIKEDDFGQVVVSGDQLRRSLYIQARRSQPVGMLQTFDAPVMEINCERRSSSTVATQSLMLMNGSFILSQSAKLAERLSREAPELKPDLLASLPELPPTARPVWSYGYGKLDESTAPQLTFTALPHWTGSSWQGGPQLPDPALGWVTLNAGGGHPASQYVAIRRWTAPVSGTLSVSGKLQHGSEHGNGVRALVLSSRSGLAGQWAGKNQSVDTTVSSLAVQQGDTIDFITDCKQNDVGFDSFSWGVKLSLKNEQGGVQKWDSAAEFRGPEPEQKSLPAQAAYAFELALCRQPTPDELLLVTRFINNQMVYLQQHPEQLPKDVTPGRQVITNLCQALMSSNEFLYVD from the coding sequence ATGGCGACCCTGTTCAAACGATTCAGTTTGATGTTACTTATGAGTTCCTGTGTGTTGCGCGCAGGTATTTCTGCTGAGGAAGTAAAGCCGGAAAAATTAACTTACGAAGAGCATATTCGCCCGATCTTCCGCGCCCATTGTTTTGACTGCCACGGCGCCGTTGAAGAAATGCAGGGGGGCCTCGATTTACGTCTGGTCCGTTTCATGACCAAAGGGGGAGAATCGGGTGAAGCGATCATTCCAGGGAAACCGGATGAGAGTTATCTGATTGAACGCATTGAAAGTGGCGATATGCCACCTGGCGAGGCACGGGTGCCTCAGGATCAGATCGAAACGCTGAAACGCTGGATCACCGCAGGAGCGAAAACGGCTCGACCGGAACCAGATACCATTGAACCAGGATTGGGAATCACACCCGAAGAACGGGCCTACTGGGCGTTCCAGCCTGTAAAGAGGCCAGCGGTTTCAGAGGAATTGAAAAGCCGTCAGGGAGTGCGTTCGCCCATCGATGCTTTACTTTTAAAAGCAATGCCGGAAGGGCTGGCATTTTCTCCCGACGCCGAAAAACTGACACAGATCAAGCGCGCCAGTTTCGATCTGCTGGGCCTGCCTCCCAGTCCCGAACAGATTCGCCGAGTCATGGCTGATCAGTCGGTCGGCTGGTATGAAACTTATCTGGATGAACTGTTACAGTCGCCTCACTATGGCGAACGCTGGGCGCGTCACTGGCTGGATGTCGCCGGCTATGCAGACTCCGAAGGTTATACGGTCAATGATGTGGTGCGACCCTGGGCCTGGAAGTACCGCGACTATGTAATTCGATCTCTGAATGCCAATAAACCTTTCGATCAATTCATCCAGGAACAGCTTGCCGGGGATGAATTAGCCGGAAAGCGTGAAGGCGATCTGACGGAAAAACAGATTGCACTGCTGACGGCGACCGGTTTTTTACGCATGGCCGCCGATGGTACGGGGAGTGGCAGTAATACACCTGAAGCCCGCAATCAGGTGATTGCGGATACAATGAAAATTGTCAGCAGTTCTTTGATGGGGGTCAGTGTCGCTTGTGCACAATGCCACGACCACCGCTATGACCCGATTCCGCAATCGGATTACTTCGCGATGCGGGCCATCTTTGAACCGGCGTTTGACTGGCAGAAGTGGCAGACACCACCACAACGGCAAGTTTCACTTTACACAGCCGCTGATCGGGCGAAAGCAGCTGAAATTGAAGCCGAAGTTCAGAAAGTCGTTGCTAAGAAAAGTGAAAAGCAGGCAGCGTATATGGCGGAAGCCCTGGAGACGGAGCTGAAGAAATATGAGCAGCCTTTGCGGGATCAGCTCAAAGCGGCTTACCAGACAGCCGCGGATAAAAGAACTCCTGAGCAGAAAGAACTGCTTAAGAAAAACCCGAGCGTGAATATTTCACCGGGCGTGTTGTATCAGTATCTGCCTAAAGCTGCAGAAGAATTGAAGGAATTTGATAAACAGATTGCCGACATCAGAAGTAAAAAACCGGTAGAAGAGTTTTTGCGCGTGGCCGTAGAGCCTGCTAATCATCTACCCGTCACAAAGCTGTTTTATCGTGGTGATTACCGTCAACCCAAACAGGTGGTTGAGCCTGCAGGATTGACAGTGGTCGCACCAGAAGGGGAACGCAGGAAATTCCCGGTGAATGACGATACTCTGCCTACGTCCGGACGACGTCTGGCCTTCGCTCGCTGGCTGACGAACGGAGAACATCCGCTGGTCGCACGTGTGCTGGTAAACCGGATCTGGTTACATCACTTTGGCCGGGCGATTGTCAGCACGCCGGGGGAATTCGGCAAGCTGGGTTCGACTCCCACGCATCCGGAATTACTCGACTGGCTGGCTTCAGAATTCATGCAGCAGGGATGGGATCTCAAGCAACTGCATCGAACGATCATGCTGTCGACCGCGTACCGCCAGGCAGGTGCCTCTGATCCGAGTAAGGAATCCATCGACCCGGAAAATAATTACTACTGGCGGAAACCCATTGTCCGTCTCGAGGCGGAAACGCTGCGGGATCGGATGCTGGCCGTTTCCGGTGTACTCGATCCACAGCTGTTTGGTGCCCCGGTAGGAATAAAAGAGGACGACTTCGGTCAGGTTGTGGTCTCCGGCGATCAGCTTCGTCGCAGTCTGTATATTCAGGCCCGCCGCAGTCAGCCGGTGGGAATGCTGCAGACCTTTGATGCGCCGGTAATGGAGATCAACTGTGAGCGGCGTTCCAGTTCGACTGTCGCCACGCAGTCCCTGATGCTGATGAACGGCAGTTTTATCCTTTCTCAATCTGCGAAGCTGGCAGAACGTCTGTCGCGGGAAGCACCCGAACTCAAACCCGATCTGCTGGCATCACTGCCTGAACTGCCACCAACTGCCAGGCCGGTGTGGAGTTACGGTTATGGTAAACTGGATGAATCGACAGCGCCGCAGCTTACTTTTACTGCGCTTCCGCATTGGACCGGTTCCAGCTGGCAGGGCGGTCCCCAGCTTCCGGATCCTGCTCTGGGCTGGGTGACGTTGAATGCGGGAGGCGGTCACCCTGCCAGTCAGTATGTTGCCATCCGTCGCTGGACAGCGCCTGTATCGGGGACTTTGTCAGTCAGCGGAAAATTACAGCATGGCAGTGAGCACGGGAATGGCGTGCGGGCACTGGTACTTTCCAGTCGATCCGGTCTCGCTGGCCAGTGGGCTGGTAAGAATCAGTCAGTCGATACAACCGTCAGTTCACTCGCCGTTCAACAGGGGGATACGATCGATTTTATTACGGATTGTAAACAGAACGATGTCGGCTTCGATTCCTTCTCCTGGGGTGTTAAGTTGTCGCTGAAAAACGAGCAGGGGGGAGTGCAGAAGTGGGATTCAGCCGCTGAGTTTCGGGGACCGGAACCAGAGCAGAAAAGTCTGCCTGCCCAGGCCGCTTATGCATTTGAACTGGCTCTCTGTCGTCAACCGACGCCGGACGAACTGCTGCTGGTGACCCGTTTTATCAACAACCAGATGGTTTATCTGCAACAGCACCCGGAACAGCTTCCCAAAGACGTCACGCCCGGCAGACAGGTCATTACGAATTTGTGCCAGGCATTGATGAGTTCCAATGAATTCTTATATGTCGATTAA
- a CDS encoding DUF1501 domain-containing protein: protein MTQFSRRQFLAENAMGIGTVALAWLLQQDQLLARPKNIPIKQPHFDLTPKAAQFAPQAKAMISLFQHGGPAHMDLTDPKPELTKYSGTDFKGDIQYSFVQQASKKLLGSPWKFQKHGECGTELSELLPHLAEIVDDICVVRSMHTGANGHEVSIRYFHGGIPGVLGRPNLGSWLVYGLGSESQNLPAYMVLTDPGGLPVDGVTNWSNGFMPSLFQGTVLRPREPRILNLDAPAHLQGSLQQQNLELLQTLNKRHYEQHPHESDLEARISSYELAARMQTSAREALDLSQETKATQEMYGLDDPKTKEYGTRCLIARRLVERGVRFVQLFLGGQPWDNHSNISTGLPAICHRTDQPSAALVKDLKQRGMLDSTLVHWGGEIGRLPVTQNHGDAKSAGRDHNGQGFSIWLAGGGIKGGMTFGKTDEFGHKAVENVVTPNDFQATIMRLFGLDYQQLLYHHNGQEQIITNGRPARIVSDILS from the coding sequence ATGACACAATTTAGCAGACGACAGTTTTTAGCAGAAAACGCAATGGGAATTGGGACTGTTGCGCTGGCCTGGCTGCTTCAACAGGATCAACTCCTGGCGCGTCCCAAGAATATTCCCATCAAGCAGCCTCATTTCGATCTGACTCCTAAAGCTGCCCAGTTTGCACCGCAGGCCAAAGCCATGATCTCGCTGTTTCAACATGGCGGTCCGGCGCATATGGATCTGACCGATCCCAAGCCGGAGTTGACCAAATATAGCGGGACCGATTTTAAAGGCGATATCCAATACAGCTTCGTGCAGCAGGCCAGTAAAAAACTGCTGGGGAGTCCGTGGAAATTTCAGAAACATGGGGAATGTGGGACCGAACTTTCGGAACTACTGCCTCACCTGGCAGAAATCGTGGACGACATCTGTGTGGTTCGTTCGATGCATACCGGCGCCAATGGTCACGAAGTCTCGATCCGATATTTTCATGGCGGGATTCCCGGAGTGCTGGGGCGTCCTAATCTGGGGTCCTGGCTGGTGTATGGATTAGGTTCAGAATCTCAAAATCTGCCGGCTTATATGGTGTTGACCGATCCGGGGGGATTGCCCGTGGACGGCGTCACAAACTGGTCAAACGGATTTATGCCGTCATTGTTTCAAGGGACCGTGTTGCGACCCAGGGAGCCACGAATTCTGAATCTGGATGCGCCGGCACATCTGCAGGGCTCTCTGCAGCAGCAGAATCTGGAACTGTTGCAGACACTCAATAAGCGACATTACGAGCAGCATCCGCACGAATCGGATCTGGAAGCGCGAATCTCCAGCTATGAACTGGCAGCGCGGATGCAGACCTCTGCCCGCGAAGCATTGGATCTCTCTCAGGAAACCAAAGCGACGCAGGAGATGTATGGTCTGGATGATCCCAAAACAAAAGAATACGGAACCAGGTGCCTGATCGCCCGCCGCCTGGTGGAACGCGGGGTGCGATTCGTACAACTGTTCCTTGGAGGTCAACCCTGGGACAATCACAGCAATATTTCAACCGGACTGCCGGCCATTTGTCATCGGACAGATCAACCGTCCGCTGCCTTGGTAAAAGACCTGAAACAGCGGGGCATGCTGGATTCGACGCTGGTACACTGGGGAGGTGAAATCGGGCGATTGCCTGTGACGCAGAACCATGGTGATGCCAAGAGTGCAGGCCGCGACCATAACGGCCAGGGTTTCAGTATCTGGTTGGCCGGTGGCGGAATCAAAGGGGGGATGACCTTTGGGAAAACCGATGAGTTCGGGCATAAGGCGGTCGAAAATGTGGTGACCCCCAACGACTTCCAGGCTACCATCATGCGGTTGTTTGGTCTCGATTATCAGCAACTGCTCTATCACCACAATGGCCAGGAACAGATTATTACCAATGGTCGTCCCGCGCGGATTGTTTCGGACATTTTGTCGTAG
- a CDS encoding methyltransferase domain-containing protein, with translation MLTQQGPGGSDGATRIDLDMNFKIRQREPELMDQPGLSAGEHGRALAGLGRINWWSRSDAIVWPAVLESARRRAGKPLQILDIASGGGDVALSIAARAERAGIPVEIDGCDISPFAISYATQQAAARGLEQVRFFECDVLTQSLDKQYDVVMCSLFLHHLDEEPAQQLLKIMAESSRELILVNDLCRSRAGYCLAWTACRLLTRSPVVHADGPLSVAGAFTVNEITELARQAGLSGFQVTRHWPQRWLLKWSRK, from the coding sequence ATGCTCACACAGCAGGGGCCCGGAGGAAGTGATGGAGCGACTCGAATCGACTTAGATATGAATTTCAAAATCCGACAGCGAGAACCGGAATTGATGGATCAGCCCGGTTTGTCTGCAGGCGAGCATGGTCGCGCCCTGGCGGGGCTGGGACGCATCAACTGGTGGAGTCGCAGTGATGCCATCGTATGGCCGGCCGTTCTGGAATCAGCCCGACGTCGCGCTGGGAAACCTTTGCAGATACTGGATATTGCCAGTGGTGGCGGAGATGTCGCGCTGAGTATTGCTGCCCGCGCAGAACGCGCGGGAATTCCTGTTGAGATTGATGGCTGTGATATCAGCCCTTTCGCTATCAGCTACGCCACTCAGCAGGCCGCAGCCCGGGGACTGGAGCAGGTGCGTTTTTTTGAATGCGACGTGCTCACACAATCGCTGGATAAACAATATGACGTGGTCATGTGCTCGTTATTCCTGCATCATCTCGATGAGGAGCCTGCTCAGCAGCTTCTCAAAATCATGGCAGAGTCGAGCAGAGAACTGATACTGGTGAATGATTTATGCCGGTCGCGCGCCGGTTATTGTCTGGCGTGGACTGCCTGTCGTTTATTGACTCGTTCACCAGTGGTGCATGCGGATGGCCCGCTTTCGGTCGCGGGTGCGTTTACGGTGAATGAAATTACCGAACTGGCGAGACAGGCCGGCTTGAGTGGATTTCAGGTCACGCGTCACTGGCCTCAACGCTGGTTACTGAAGTGGAGTCGGAAATGA
- a CDS encoding NAD(P)/FAD-dependent oxidoreductase codes for MTLTSSLNRETACGQSWDVIVIGAGPAGAVAARQLALQKLRTLLIERKTFPRYKVCGCCLNQRAINALQQIGLGQLLESAGAVPLTQFRMQYQGRKAAVSLPGGLAISREVFDTLLVQSAIDAGAAYLQETSATIVDSAEKRSSRTVELNFQGHTAGSVSAKIVLAADGLGHPSLQNCAGFDMQVASDSRIGVGAAFVVKNQSSYPAGLIHMAIHKSGYVGLVRVEGDLLNLAAAIDRDFMKQCAGPADAVLQILRASESPLLPEMTESNFKGTLPVTRKTLRPVGNRLFILGDAAGYLEPFTGEGMANAITEGMAVAQLVPQGLRHWDSALEQKWLKAHYALTEGRLFWCRWLARLLRSPAAVGWGLRLFHLFPGMARPIVARLNH; via the coding sequence ATGACTCTGACCAGTTCTCTGAACCGGGAAACTGCCTGCGGGCAAAGTTGGGATGTCATCGTGATTGGCGCGGGGCCGGCGGGAGCGGTGGCAGCCCGTCAGCTGGCACTACAGAAGTTGCGGACACTGTTGATCGAACGTAAAACATTTCCCCGCTACAAAGTCTGTGGCTGCTGTCTGAATCAGCGGGCGATCAATGCCTTGCAACAGATCGGTCTGGGACAGTTACTGGAATCTGCGGGGGCTGTGCCGTTAACTCAGTTTCGCATGCAATACCAGGGACGAAAAGCAGCCGTATCTTTACCGGGAGGACTGGCGATTTCTCGCGAAGTCTTCGACACACTTCTGGTTCAGTCAGCGATCGATGCAGGTGCTGCGTATCTTCAGGAGACTTCCGCGACAATTGTCGACAGTGCAGAAAAACGATCTTCCCGAACAGTGGAACTCAATTTTCAGGGACACACAGCCGGTTCAGTGTCTGCCAAAATTGTGCTGGCAGCAGATGGGCTGGGGCATCCCAGTCTGCAGAATTGTGCGGGGTTTGACATGCAGGTTGCCTCTGATTCTCGAATAGGCGTCGGTGCTGCGTTTGTTGTCAAAAATCAGTCATCCTATCCGGCTGGTTTGATTCACATGGCGATACACAAATCCGGATATGTGGGACTGGTGCGTGTTGAGGGAGATCTCCTGAATCTGGCTGCTGCCATTGACCGGGATTTTATGAAACAGTGTGCCGGGCCTGCAGACGCGGTATTGCAGATCCTGAGAGCCTCTGAATCTCCCTTGTTGCCTGAAATGACCGAGAGCAATTTTAAGGGAACATTGCCCGTCACCCGTAAAACTCTGCGACCGGTGGGTAACCGGTTGTTTATACTGGGAGATGCGGCCGGCTATCTGGAACCGTTTACCGGAGAAGGGATGGCGAATGCGATCACGGAAGGAATGGCTGTCGCGCAACTGGTGCCGCAAGGATTACGCCATTGGGATTCCGCGCTGGAACAAAAATGGTTAAAGGCCCACTATGCATTGACGGAGGGGCGTTTGTTCTGGTGCCGCTGGCTGGCGCGGTTATTGCGTTCTCCTGCCGCTGTGGGTTGGGGACTGCGACTGTTTCACCTGTTTCCCGGAATGGCCCGGCCGATTGTCGCCCGCTTGAATCATTGA
- a CDS encoding type III polyketide synthase, protein MSFEILGIGTTNPEHSIQQSEAAVHAQSLSCHAESTEQQRRLLPVLYRRAGVKTRHSVVLENSSGEEAVRQTFYQPADSPVDLGPATSTRMQEYEKHAAELAITAVREALDSANVNPAEVTQLVTVSCSGFSAPGFDLQVLKQPGFSPDVSRTHIGFMGCHGALNGLRVAKSFTDNDPEACVVVCAVELCSLHQQYGWCPDKIVANALFADGAAAVVGKQSQSSSSDHWKLVASGSTVVPDSEEMMSWRIGDHGFEMTLSPLIPDLIKSRLRPWLENWLAGQGTSIEEIRSWAIHPGGPRILTAVSEAVGFDEEKLVPSRAILAEFGNMSSPTVLFILQRLQATRTARPCVMLGFGPGLTIEAALVK, encoded by the coding sequence ATGAGTTTTGAAATATTGGGAATTGGTACCACAAATCCAGAGCATTCGATTCAGCAGTCGGAGGCAGCTGTTCACGCGCAGTCGCTTTCGTGTCATGCCGAATCAACAGAACAGCAGCGACGTCTGCTGCCTGTACTCTATCGCAGGGCGGGAGTGAAAACACGACACAGCGTTGTTCTGGAAAACAGTTCGGGTGAGGAAGCGGTCAGACAGACGTTTTATCAGCCCGCCGATTCTCCCGTTGATCTGGGACCTGCGACATCGACACGCATGCAGGAATATGAGAAACATGCGGCTGAGCTGGCAATCACTGCTGTGCGAGAAGCATTGGACTCAGCGAATGTCAATCCCGCCGAAGTGACTCAACTGGTGACCGTTTCCTGCAGTGGATTCAGTGCCCCGGGTTTTGATCTGCAGGTGTTGAAGCAGCCTGGTTTTTCTCCTGATGTTTCGCGGACACACATCGGTTTTATGGGATGCCATGGCGCATTGAACGGTCTGCGTGTGGCGAAGTCATTTACCGATAACGATCCGGAGGCCTGTGTGGTCGTCTGTGCGGTTGAGCTTTGCAGTCTGCATCAGCAGTATGGCTGGTGTCCTGATAAAATTGTGGCCAACGCCCTGTTTGCAGACGGCGCTGCCGCTGTTGTGGGGAAACAGTCACAAAGCAGTTCCAGCGATCATTGGAAATTAGTTGCCTCCGGTTCGACGGTTGTCCCGGATTCGGAAGAGATGATGAGCTGGCGGATTGGAGACCACGGATTTGAAATGACACTGTCTCCACTGATACCGGATCTGATCAAGTCCCGGTTACGCCCCTGGCTGGAGAACTGGCTGGCCGGACAGGGAACGAGTATTGAAGAAATCCGGAGCTGGGCCATTCATCCAGGCGGCCCAAGGATACTGACTGCGGTGTCAGAAGCAGTCGGGTTTGACGAAGAAAAACTGGTACCTTCCCGCGCGATCCTTGCCGAGTTTGGAAACATGTCGTCACCAACGGTGCTCTTTATTTTGCAGCGTTTGCAGGCAACTCGGACAGCGCGTCCCTGTGTGATGCTGGGCTTTGGTCCCGGTCTGACGATTGAAGCGGCTCTGGTGAAATAA
- a CDS encoding class I SAM-dependent methyltransferase, which yields MISCPTVQKEVIRSHYNLTTLFYRLLWGRHIHHGLWAEPDAPSTSQIDYGKSSAVAQQQLTETLAELLGVQPDADLLDVGCGMGGSSIHLAKTFGCQVTGITLSPVQRRWAALEAHWRGQRQRTQFLCQDAETADFPDASFDYVWSIECTEHLFDKRAFFNKAASWLRPGGSMAICAWLAGDQLETEEARQQVYDVCEGFFCPSLGNATDYQSWMENAGLEFEAYHNWTNRVAPTWEICRQRVQKTGVRWLARLIDRNTVLFLDRFETILQAYETGAMQYGCFIARKPL from the coding sequence ATGATCAGTTGCCCGACTGTCCAAAAGGAAGTCATTCGCAGTCATTACAATCTGACAACGCTGTTTTATCGCCTGCTCTGGGGACGCCACATTCATCATGGTTTGTGGGCAGAGCCTGATGCCCCGTCAACCAGTCAGATTGATTATGGAAAATCTTCTGCCGTCGCCCAGCAACAGTTAACCGAAACACTCGCGGAACTGCTGGGGGTCCAGCCTGATGCAGATCTGCTGGATGTCGGCTGTGGTATGGGGGGCTCGTCAATACATCTGGCCAAGACCTTCGGCTGCCAGGTGACCGGTATCACTCTCAGCCCGGTTCAGCGCCGCTGGGCTGCGCTGGAAGCACACTGGCGGGGTCAGCGGCAGCGGACACAATTCCTCTGTCAGGATGCGGAAACAGCTGATTTTCCAGATGCATCTTTTGACTACGTCTGGAGTATTGAATGTACAGAGCACCTGTTTGATAAGCGGGCCTTTTTCAACAAGGCAGCCAGCTGGTTGCGACCTGGTGGCAGTATGGCGATCTGTGCGTGGCTGGCGGGTGATCAACTGGAAACAGAAGAAGCGCGACAGCAGGTTTACGATGTCTGTGAAGGTTTTTTCTGCCCTTCCCTGGGAAACGCCACAGACTATCAGTCCTGGATGGAAAATGCCGGGCTGGAATTCGAGGCGTATCACAACTGGACGAATCGCGTCGCGCCGACCTGGGAAATCTGCCGGCAGCGCGTTCAAAAAACCGGCGTCCGCTGGCTGGCACGACTTATCGATCGAAACACGGTCCTGTTTCTGGACCGTTTCGAGACCATTTTGCAAGCCTATGAAACGGGGGCAATGCAGTATGGATGCTTTATTGCCCGCAAGCCGCTGTAA